TAAGCAAAATACGTCCCGACGAAGTCTTTCTGAGTTGATGTTGCGCTTTTGCCGATGCGTTGCATGAACATCACTAAAAATCCAAACAAATTCAGTTGAATTGTTCGGATTTTTAGACTGATTAATTAGTTATGTCTTAGCCTCTTCGTCGTAAGAATGAAATATTAATTGCAACAAGTGTTGATTGTATCTACTTCAGAGTCTTCCTTCGTAAAAAAGAATTCCCACTCATGACCGTCTGGGTCAGTGATCCAAAATTTATCCTGCTTTGCATAGCAACAAGTTGTATCCTTTTCATCTCTTGAGAAGAATCCTTGCTTTTCTAACCTCTCTTTATGGTTTTGCAATTCCTCAGTACTGGACAATTGAAAGCCAAAGTGATTGACATGATTTCCTTCGACTGCACTCACAGGTCTTAATGTAAAATTTAGCCCTGGATTTTCTAATAAAAACTTGGCATAATCGGATTTTACTTTAGCTGGTTCAGCACCAAACAATTTTGTATAAAAGGTAATAGAGCCTTCCAAATCCGTAACATTTAAACCAACGTGGATATTCATAATGTAAATCC
This genomic stretch from Aureibacillus halotolerans harbors:
- a CDS encoding ArsI/CadI family heavy metal resistance metalloenzyme produces the protein MMNIHVGLNVTDLEGSITFYTKLFGAEPAKVKSDYAKFLLENPGLNFTLRPVSAVEGNHVNHFGFQLSSTEELQNHKERLEKQGFFSRDEKDTTCCYAKQDKFWITDPDGHEWEFFFTKEDSEVDTINTCCN